One Vigna unguiculata cultivar IT97K-499-35 chromosome 7, ASM411807v1, whole genome shotgun sequence genomic region harbors:
- the LOC114190937 gene encoding cytokinin hydroxylase-like, with protein sequence MEFLGLAGILLAFSAALCLFLLLILTFSWWVFPNQTLNKLKKCGLGGPIPSFPLGNINEMKKKNNISVASSNLTHDIHSNVFPYFSSWQKSHGKVFVYWLGTEPFLYVAEPEFLKKMSTVVMAKRWGKPSVFRTDRDPMFGSGLVMVEGNEWVRHRHIVAPAFNPINLKDMANMMVDSTNQMIDRWFTRINSGNPEIDVEREIIATAGEIIARTSFGMKDDNARDVFDKLRALQMTLFKTNRYVGVPFGKYFNVRKTLEAKRLGKEIDKLLLSIIESRRKSPTKNGQQDLLGLLLQGNHEVDGRSGKTLTSREVVDECKTFFFGGHETTALAITWTLLLLAMHPDWQNQLRDEIREVVGNTQELDISMLAGLKKMKCVMNEVLRLYPPAPNVQRQAREDIKVDDVTVPNGTNMWIDVVAMHHDPELWGKDANEFRPERFMDDVNGGCKHKMGFLPFGFGGRMCVGRNLTFMEYKIVLTLLLSRFTFKISPGYNHSPAIMLSLRPTYGLPLIVHPL encoded by the exons ATGGAGTTTCTAGGGCTAGCTGGGATTCTTCTTGCCTTCTCCGCAGCACTTTGCCTTTTCTTGCTCTTGATACTAACATTTTCTTGGTGGGTTTTCCCTAACCAAACGCTTAACAAGCTTAAGAAATGTGGGTTGGGAGGACCAATCCCAAGTTTTCCTCTTGGAAACATTAAcgagatgaaaaaaaagaataacattTCAGTTGCATCCTCAAATCTCACTCATGATATACACTCTAACGTTTTCCCATACTTTTCTAGCTGGCAGAAATCACATG GTAAAGTTTTCGTGTACTGGTTGGGGACGGAGCCATTCCTGTACGTTGCAGAGCCAGAGTTCTTGAAGAAAATGTCGACGGTGGTGATGGCGAAGCGATGGGGAAAACCAAGTGTGTTTAGAACTGACAGAGACCCCATGTTTGGGAGTGGCTTGGTCATGGTTGAGGGCAACGAATGGGTTCGTCACAGGCACATTGTTGCCCCTGCCTTCAATCCCATTAACTTGAAG GACATGGCAAACATGATGGTTGATTCCACGAATCAAATGATAGACAGATGGTTTACCCGAATAAACTCTGGGAACCCCGAAATCGACGTGGAGAGAGAGATCATAGCAACAGCCGGAGAGATCATAGCAAGAACAAGTTTTGGCATGAAAGATGACAATGCGAGAGATGTTTTCGACAAATTACGAGCCTTGCAAATGACACTTTTTAAGACAAATCGATATGTGGGTGTTCCCTTTGGCAAGTATTTCAACGTAAGGAAAACCTTAGAGGCCAAGAGACTGGGCAAAGAAATCGACAAACTCTTGTTGTCCATCATAGAATCTCGGAGGAAGTCACCGACGAAAAATGGTCAGCAAGATCTGTTAGGTCTGTTGCTGCAAGGAAATCATGAGGTTGATGGGAGGTCAGGGAAGACGTTAACATCGCGAGAAGTTGTTGATGAATGCAAGACCTTCTTCTTCGGAGGCCATGAAACCACAGCACTTGCCATCACGTGGACCTTGCTGCTTCTGGCCATGCACCCAGATTGGCAAAACCAGTTGAGAGACGAGATACGAGAGGTGGTGGGGAACACTCAAGAACTTGATATCTCTATGCTCGCTGGTttaaaaaag ATGAAGTGCGTGATGAATGAAGTTCTAAGACTGTACCCACCGGCACCAAATGTGCAGAGGCAAGCAAGAGAAGACATAAAGGTTGATGACGTAACAGTGCCGAATGGAACGAACATGTGGATAGACGTGGTGGCGATGCATCATGACCCTGAATTGTGGGGAAAGGATGCGAATGAGTTCAGGCCAGAGAGGTTCATGGATGATGTGAATGGTGGATGCAAGCACAAGATGGGGTTTTTGCCTTTTGGGTTTGGAGGGAGAATGTGTGTTGGTAGAAATTTGACCTTCATGGAGTATAAGATAGTGCTAACCCTTCTTCTCTCTAGGTTCACTTTTAAGATTTCCCCTGGTTACAATCACTCACCAGCGATTATGCTCTCCCTAAGGCCTACCTATGGTCTTCCACTCATTGTTCATCCACTTTAG
- the LOC114191906 gene encoding tripeptidyl-peptidase 2-like isoform X2: MGNQKFSIFLIGASLVINTAWKNPSGDWHVGYKLVYELFTENLTSRLKKERKKKWDEKNQEEIAKAVKQLTDFDKEHVKVEEANLKRVREDIQNKLDLLRKQSESYDDRGPAIDAVVWYDGEVWRVAIDTQSLEDDPDCGKLANFVPLTNYRTEKKYGIFSKLDACTYVVNVYNNGNVLSIVTDCSPHGTHVAGIAAAFHPEEPLLNGVAPGAQLISCKIGDSRLGSMETGTGLTRALIAAVEHKCDLINMSYGEPTSLPDYGRFVDLVNEAVNKHRLIFVSSAGNSGPALSTVGAPGGTSSNIIGVGAYVSPAMAAGAHSVVAPPSDGLEYTWSSRGPTTDGDLGISISAPGCAVAPVPTWTLQRRMLMNGTSMASPSACGGIALLLSAMKAEGIPVSPYSVRKALENTSVPIGGSPEEKLSTGQGLMQVDKCYEYIKQSQNIPNVRYQIMVHKSGKTKPWSRGIYLREASDCQQPMEWTVQVDPKFHEDAKKLEELAMFEEFIELHSSDQTVVKAPEYLLLTHNGRTFNIIVDPTNLNDGLHYYELYGIDYKAPWRGPIFRIPVTVTKPMAVTDRHPLVSFSNMLFLPGHVERKYIEVPNGASWIEATMNASSFDTVRRFFVHTVQICPLRRPFARRNVITFSSPAAKSFTFRVVGGQTLELVIAQFWSSGIGSHETTRVDLEVMYHGIKVNQEEIVLDGSEAPIRIDAEALLASEKLAPVGILNKIRVPYRPIDATISSLSSDRDKLPSGKQILALTLTYKIKLDDGAEIKPQIPFLNDRIYDTKFESQFYIISDSNKKVYSSGDAYPNSTKLPKGEYNLQLYLRHDNVQILEKMKQLVLFIQRNLEEKEIIRLCFFSEPDGPVMGDSSFKSSTLVPGIKEGFYLGPPPKDKLPKNCLQGSVLVGSISYGKLSFAGLQDGKSPEKHPVSHRVSYIIPPNKVDEDKGKSSSLSSKKTVSERLEQEVRDTKLKVFGGLKQGSNEECLEWKELSASLKTEYPKHTPLLAKILEGLVSRSYIKDKVLHHEEIIDAANEVIDSVDKEELAKFFALKHDPEDEEAEKTKKEMDSTRDQLAEALYQKGLALAEIASLKEVEKSLASVATEGAKQDVEKTDEQSKDDDVHPDLFKENFNELKKLVDVKCRKYGILLVTNERRNQRLGTALKVLNDIIQDDAEPAQKKFYELKLSLLEEIGWTHFCTYEREWMLVRFPPSLPLF; the protein is encoded by the exons AGTTATGATGATAGAGGGCCTGCCATAGATGCTGTTGTCTGGTATGATGGAGAGGTTTGGAGGGTTGCAATTGACACACAGAGTCTTGAGGATGATCCAGACTGTGGGAAACTTGCTAATTTTGTACCCTTAACTAATTATAG GACTGAGAAGAAGTATGGTATCTTCAGCAAATTAGATGCTTGTACATATGTTGTGAATGTCTATAATAATGGAAATGTCTTAAGCATTGTAACAGATTGCTCCCCTCATGGCACCCATGTTGCTGGTATAGCTGCTGCATTCCACCCAGAG GAACCTTTATTGAATGGAGTTGCACCTGGAGCACAATTAATATCTTGTAAAATTGGGGACTCTCGCTTAGGTTCAATGGAAACTGGAACTGGTCTGACTAGGGCTCTGATAGCTGCGGTGGAG CATAAATGTGATCTTATCAATATGAGTTATGGTGAGCCTACTTCACTGCCAGACTATGGACGGTTCGTTGACCTTGTGAATGAA GCAGTAAACAAGCATAGACTGATATTTGTGAGCAGTGCTGGTAATAGTGGGCCAGCATTGAGCACTGTTGGAGCACCTGGTGGTACATCTTCAAATATTATAGGTGTTGGAGCTTATGTTTCTCCTGCAATGGCAGCTGGTGCTCATTCTGTTGTGGCACCTCCTTCCGATGGACTTGAATACACATG GTCTAGTCGTGGACCAACAACTGATGGAGATCTTGGCATCTCTATAAGTGCTCCTGGTTGTGCAGTTGCTCCTGTTCCTACATGGACTCTTCAACGGCGTATGCTCATGAATGGGACGTCAATGGCATCACCATCAGCCTGTGGTGGAATTGCATTGCTCTTAAGTGCAATGAAG GCTGAGGGGATTCCTGTGAGTCCATATAGTGTGAGGAAGGCCCTTGAAAATACATCTGTTCCCATAGGTGGTTCACCCGAGGAAAAGTTGTCCACTGGGCAAGGGCTTATGCAAGTTGACAA GTGTTATGAATATATAAAGCAGTCTCAAAATATTCCAAATGTTCGATATCAAATTATGGTCCATAAATCTGGAAAAACAA AGCCTTGGTCACGGGGCATCTACTTGAGGGAGGCTAGTGATTGCCAACAACCTATGGAG TGGACTGTGCAAGTTGATCCAAAATTTCATGAAGATGCCAAGAAGCTTGAGGAATTGGCTATGTTTGAGGAGTTCATTGAGTTGCACTCATCAGATCAGACAGTTGTGAAAGCTCCAGAGTATCTACTACTCACTCATAATGGTCGTACCTTCAA CATAATTGTAGATCCTACCAATTTAAATGATGGTCTGCATTACTATGAGCTTTATGGTATTGACTACAAAGCACCATGGCGTGGTCCTATTTTCAGAATTCCAGTTACTGTAACTAAGCCCATGGCTGTAACTGACAGACATCCTCTAGTTTCATTTTCAAATATGTTATTCCTGCCAG GCCATGTTGAGAGGAAGTATATAGAAGTGCCAAATGGTGCATCTTGGATTGAAGCAACCATGAACGCATCAAGTTTTGATACAGTTCGAAGATTTTTTGTGCACACAGTTCAG ATATGTCCATTGCGAAGACCTTTTGCAAGGAGGAATgtgataactttttcttctCCTGCTGCCAAAAGCTTTACCTTTAGGGTAGTAGGTGGCCAGACATTGGAACTAGTCATAGCTCAGTTCTGGTCAAGTGGCATTGGCAGTCATGAGACCACCAGGGTAGATCTTGAG GTTATGTATCATGGTATAAAAGTCAATCAAGAGGAAATTGTACTTGATGGGAGTGAAGCACCAATCAGAATTGATGCTGAAGCGCTATTGGCATCTGAGAAACTTGCACCAGTAGGAATTCTAAATAAG ATAAGGGTCCCCTATCGACCAATAGATGCTACGATTAGCTCACTTTCAAGTGATCGTGACAAACTCCCCTCTGGAAAGCAGATACTAGCTTTGACGTTAAC ATACAAGATCAAATTGGATGATGGAGCTGAAATAAAACCTCAAATACCGTTTCTAAATGATCGGATATATGATACTAAATTTGAGTCTCAATTTTACATCATTTCCGATTCAAACAAG AAAGTATATTCAAGTGGAGATGCCTATCCGAACTCTACAAAACTTCCCAAGGGAGAATACAATTTACAACTGTATTTAAG GCATGACAATGTGCAGATTTTGGAAAAGATGAAGCAGCTGGTGTTATTCATCCAGCGGAATTTAGAAGAGAAG GAGATCATTCGGTTATGCTTTTTCTCTGAACCTGATGGTCCTGTGATGGGAGATAGTTCCTTCAAGTCCTCAACGTTAGTTCCGGG TATAAAGGAAGGATTTTATCTTGGTCCTCCACCAAAAGACAAACTTCCCAAG AACTGTCTACAAGGATCTGTGTTGGTGGGATCAATATCATATGGTAAACTATCATTTGCTGGTCTACAGGATGGTAAAAGTCCAGAAAAGCATCCTGTGTCACATCGGGTTTCTTATATCATTCCCCCAAATAAG GTTGACGAGGACAAGGGAAAAAGTTCTTCCTTATCTTCCAAAAAGACAGTTTCTGAACGCTTAGAACAAGAG GTACGAGATACAAAACTGAAAGTGTTTGGCGGTCTAAAACAAGGAAGCAATGAAGAGTGCCTTGAATGGAAGGAGTTGTCTGCCTCACTCAAA ACTGAATATCCAAAGCACACACCGTTGCTTGCAAAGATTTTAGAAGGTTTAGTTTCCAGAAGTTATATCAAAGACAAAGTTCTTCATCATGAAGAG ATAATTGATGCAGCAAATGAGGTTATTGACAGTGTTGATAAAGAAGAGTTAGCAAAATTTTTTGCACTAAAACATGATCCAGAAGATGAGGAAGCAGAG AAAACCAAGAAAGAGATGGACTCAACCCGTGATCAGTTGGCAGAGGCACTTTACCAAAAGGGGCTTGCACTGGCAGAGATTGCGTCTTTGAAG GAGGTAGAAAAGTCCTTAGCTTCGGTTGCTACAGAAGGTGCAAAACAAGATGTGGAGAAAACTGATGAGCAATCCAAGGATGATGACGTTCATCCAGACTTGTTCAAAGAGAACTTCAATGAACTGAAGAAATTGGTTGATGTCAAGTGCAGAAAATATGGAATCCTGTTGGTTACAAACGAGAGGCGTAATCAAAGGCTTGGAACAGCATTGAAG GTACTGAATGACATCATTCAAGATGATGCCGAGCCTGCCCAGAAGAAATTCTATGAACTGAAGCTCTCTTTGCTTGAGGAAATTGGATGGACTCATTTTTGTACATATGAGAGGGAATGGATGCTTGTGCGTTTCCCCccaagcttgccccttttctag